The Opitutaceae bacterium genome window below encodes:
- a CDS encoding c-type cytochrome: protein MSTLVRIMTMRHLLPWFSSIAALMVAPCIARNETPPTPQATTISEGDKVKSPGSQDKEWWKNTGHPKGQWWLTYPGYEPEEARKIWARVGIPPAPVLSAEDALKTFQVDQGFRVELVACEPMVIRPVFMRFDEAGRLWVAEMPGYMRDVAGTGEDAPTGRIVVLEDLNEDGRMDKSTVFLDKLVMPRTLAFVPGGVLVVEPPRIWYAQDKDGDLVADERIVVAEHYGERGNPEHSANGLLPAMDNWMYSAKSAERHRFSGGQLISEPTLFRGQWGIAQDDAGRLYYNYNASPLHADMVPGEYFLPVEGMDLSQSRNLRGPMLVNASLVDDNSVYPVRVTPLVTLGASDLRPDGTLKHFTAASAPHVYRASLYPEDYRGSVFVADPVGNLVKRFKLEWRGGQPKALATGHQREFLASSDERFRPVFMETGPEGALYVADMYTGIVEHKRYVTEYLREQILSREIGAFAPTGRIYRIVPTQARAPKPTKLDHASPEQLVRQLSSDNGWVRDTAQRLLVQGKPHQVVSMLRAMAKEDSNALGRLHALWTLAGLNEIDIPACEIASHDVHPWIRCAALRVSETLSTTMHPSLMDLYRRISSDPDIEVRLQLVLTLGAVRTPMALQLMIDMLEKESDMRMVSAAAAGMISAPIEAIRELMMLSGWEQETELRHVLLEQLGLIVMQRRNASMVSAVFSILSHKAATDWRVKAVLQGLAFKAASGSRLELPEEPRLFSSMRGTGGESVDKLLADLSAKLTWPGDPSQKAPTLRPLTPSEQTLFEIGREHYTSICAACHQSNGQGLNGVAPTLVRSEWVTNSHELPINIILHGVSGPIEVSGEKWNMVMPGLGSTGAQLDDEKIAGIVTYIRRQWGNMDSPVSPAEVARIRAKSRNRTAPWTAVELINLQKPNPL, encoded by the coding sequence ATGTCGACGCTGGTTCGAATTATGACCATGAGGCACCTCTTACCCTGGTTCTCTTCAATTGCCGCTTTAATGGTGGCACCGTGTATCGCGCGCAACGAGACTCCTCCAACTCCACAGGCAACGACGATATCTGAAGGTGACAAGGTCAAGTCACCGGGTAGTCAGGACAAGGAGTGGTGGAAGAACACTGGCCACCCCAAAGGGCAGTGGTGGCTAACCTATCCCGGATATGAACCCGAAGAGGCCAGAAAGATCTGGGCACGCGTTGGAATTCCGCCTGCACCTGTACTTTCTGCCGAGGACGCCCTGAAGACGTTTCAGGTCGACCAGGGATTTCGAGTGGAGTTGGTTGCCTGCGAGCCCATGGTGATTCGTCCGGTTTTCATGAGATTTGATGAAGCTGGCCGTCTTTGGGTCGCAGAAATGCCGGGATATATGCGGGATGTTGCCGGCACGGGGGAGGATGCCCCAACCGGCCGAATAGTGGTGCTGGAGGACCTGAATGAAGATGGGCGCATGGACAAGTCGACCGTGTTTCTGGACAAGCTGGTGATGCCACGCACCCTGGCTTTTGTTCCCGGCGGCGTTCTCGTGGTTGAACCACCCAGGATTTGGTATGCCCAGGACAAGGATGGCGATCTTGTCGCTGACGAACGAATCGTTGTCGCGGAACACTATGGAGAACGCGGCAATCCCGAACACTCCGCGAATGGGCTCCTGCCAGCAATGGACAACTGGATGTATTCGGCAAAGAGCGCGGAGCGCCATCGATTCTCCGGTGGCCAGCTCATATCCGAGCCAACTCTCTTTCGTGGACAATGGGGTATCGCACAAGACGATGCGGGTCGACTTTACTACAACTACAATGCCTCACCGCTCCACGCGGACATGGTGCCCGGCGAATATTTTCTACCTGTCGAGGGGATGGACCTCTCTCAATCGCGGAATCTGAGGGGACCCATGCTGGTGAATGCATCATTGGTGGATGACAATTCAGTCTATCCGGTTCGGGTCACCCCATTGGTCACGCTAGGAGCATCCGACCTCAGACCCGACGGAACGTTGAAACACTTTACAGCAGCTTCGGCTCCGCATGTCTATCGCGCGTCATTGTACCCCGAAGACTACCGGGGCAGTGTGTTTGTGGCCGATCCCGTCGGCAATCTGGTGAAGCGCTTCAAGCTTGAGTGGCGTGGCGGCCAGCCAAAGGCGCTCGCGACGGGTCATCAGCGGGAATTTCTGGCCTCAAGCGACGAACGTTTTCGCCCTGTATTCATGGAAACAGGACCTGAGGGGGCCCTGTACGTAGCCGACATGTATACGGGAATCGTAGAGCACAAACGATATGTAACCGAATATCTGCGGGAACAGATCCTCAGCAGAGAAATTGGCGCCTTCGCGCCAACGGGGCGAATCTATCGCATAGTTCCCACACAGGCCCGGGCACCCAAACCAACGAAGCTCGATCATGCTTCTCCTGAGCAATTGGTTCGGCAGCTTTCGTCGGACAATGGCTGGGTCAGAGATACGGCACAACGACTGCTGGTGCAGGGAAAACCTCATCAAGTGGTTTCCATGCTTCGCGCGATGGCAAAGGAGGATTCCAACGCCCTCGGCCGTTTGCACGCACTTTGGACCCTCGCCGGTCTGAACGAAATCGATATCCCTGCATGCGAAATTGCATCGCACGACGTTCATCCTTGGATTCGATGTGCGGCATTGCGAGTGAGTGAAACTCTTTCCACCACAATGCATCCTTCGTTGATGGATTTGTATCGTCGGATCTCGTCGGATCCAGACATCGAGGTACGACTGCAACTTGTTCTAACGTTGGGTGCGGTACGCACTCCAATGGCTCTGCAGCTCATGATTGATATGCTTGAGAAGGAAAGCGACATGCGGATGGTGAGTGCCGCGGCGGCAGGCATGATATCGGCTCCGATCGAGGCAATACGCGAGCTCATGATGCTTTCCGGTTGGGAACAGGAAACTGAACTGCGCCATGTGTTGCTCGAGCAGCTTGGACTGATTGTCATGCAGCGTCGAAACGCCTCCATGGTGTCGGCCGTCTTCAGCATCCTGAGTCACAAGGCTGCTACGGACTGGCGTGTCAAAGCTGTGCTTCAGGGGCTTGCGTTCAAGGCTGCGAGCGGATCAAGATTGGAATTGCCGGAAGAGCCACGATTGTTTTCTTCGATGCGAGGGACTGGGGGCGAATCGGTTGACAAGTTGCTGGCGGATCTCTCCGCGAAATTGACCTGGCCGGGAGACCCCTCGCAAAAGGCTCCAACCCTTCGCCCTCTGACCCCATCAGAGCAGACATTATTCGAAATCGGGCGCGAACACTATACATCAATCTGTGCCGCCTGCCATCAATCAAACGGACAAGGGCTGAATGGTGTGGCTCCAACACTTGTAAGATCGGAGTGGGTCACCAATTCACACGAACTCCCAATCAATATTATCCTGCATGGCGTGAGCGGGCCAATCGAAGTCAGCGGGGAAAAGTGGAACATGGTGATGCCCGGACTCGGTTCAACTGGCGCGCAGCTTGACGATGAAAAAATCGCGGGAATAGTAACCTATATTCGCCGTCAGTGGGGTAATATGGATTCACCTGTTTCTCCGGCTGAAGTTGCCCGGATACGCGCGAAATCGCGCAACAGGACTGCGCCGTGGACCGCCGTCGAGCTGATCAATCTTCAAAAGCCCAACCCCCTTTAA
- a CDS encoding carbohydrate binding domain-containing protein, protein MTLRTSLLVLAFAVCSTIIVGQDMNLVVNGSFEERVHNLPAGWMNELDEKDQAIATWNIDGGATGSGNSVRIDCTSSPMPGTSYAALLQKGIALIAGREYTLVFKARSAAIADSAFSVQVKDTRNLSVPVFRAIVRAGTEWKEFQFAFKPDRDMSRDNSLLQFVLASTGTVWLDDVSLQSTSNAGANVVAAPRFQPRLARTASRNLIPNGSFECGGDGWLSLGEGLPYGGNVAGLYGNIETGRSPDGAHSFRIDHGPGLTPESYFDCFPPQYIRQRRLLVANRGWMDVEPGRPYTLSAFMRSDRPGTKGVLQFVFNADANKSMEPLTKEVLLTGEWQRFSYTVIAPADSVYIAVGADVRDAAMSANIMFWVDAIQLEAGESMSSFEPRNPVEFGFNSERYGNVYSAGPSPTIQIVGHNTSSVPKEITFDIQLTDYWDQHLPARTIALTLPANGRSVLPLPLNLPTGYYRAQFSWNLDGQAHIHGMQLSVIEPYKHDDSPFGLNHGPTTLEACRQIRQAGVTWIRDWAVNWEWAEPQRGKLSFAPIDPHLQRLRKAGMNILSLLPSNPSTSWSTTAPDSVPNKSWYRLAYAPKDPGLLFDFVAKAASHYKGLVTYWEFLNEPLWVPDFCLPKKGGYTIETYIGLLKGAAKAIRSSNPDAKVLGGLAIQPEITFGDEFIKAGGLDFVDIFNLHPYAGTREPESFIPNMERIWRVMDEFGIRKTIWATEAAYYGIDEFPYLPWSPPVNQFAANRLLKSERQAGDYIVRFSTIMLSYGVEKIFWHEPIADDANKGVTDIENPFVAPGGFLRKACVALSAFTNLLGPKPAFGGRLQVPKQVSGQGTDNVHGYAFANGESSILIAWATEKRGEANWTIHPPAHSMVRSVTGALLEGSGIRLSESPVYIQSNSLTPGELARQCVLTALQ, encoded by the coding sequence GTGACATTGCGAACAAGCCTGCTCGTCCTGGCATTTGCCGTCTGTTCGACCATTATCGTTGGCCAGGATATGAACCTCGTCGTGAACGGCTCGTTTGAAGAGCGGGTTCACAATCTTCCCGCGGGATGGATGAATGAACTGGACGAGAAAGACCAAGCCATAGCGACATGGAACATCGATGGCGGAGCCACGGGGAGCGGCAATTCAGTGAGGATCGACTGCACATCGTCCCCCATGCCAGGAACCAGCTATGCGGCACTGCTGCAAAAGGGAATCGCGCTGATTGCCGGGCGGGAGTACACTCTGGTTTTCAAGGCCAGGAGTGCGGCAATCGCGGACAGCGCATTCTCCGTACAAGTAAAGGACACGCGCAATCTTTCGGTACCAGTCTTTCGGGCGATCGTAAGGGCAGGCACAGAGTGGAAGGAATTCCAGTTTGCATTCAAACCGGACCGTGACATGTCGCGGGACAATTCGCTCCTGCAGTTCGTGCTGGCATCGACCGGCACGGTCTGGCTCGATGATGTTTCCCTGCAAAGCACATCGAATGCGGGTGCCAACGTGGTCGCTGCGCCAAGATTTCAGCCGCGGCTTGCCCGCACTGCCTCAAGAAACCTGATACCGAACGGCTCCTTCGAATGCGGAGGAGACGGCTGGCTGTCACTAGGCGAGGGACTGCCCTATGGGGGAAACGTTGCCGGCTTGTATGGCAATATTGAGACTGGTCGGTCCCCGGACGGTGCACACTCCTTTCGAATCGATCATGGGCCCGGTCTCACCCCCGAATCATACTTTGACTGTTTTCCACCACAATACATCCGGCAGCGCCGACTATTGGTCGCCAATCGCGGATGGATGGACGTCGAGCCTGGACGCCCCTACACTCTCTCTGCTTTCATGAGATCCGATCGGCCCGGCACAAAGGGGGTCCTGCAGTTTGTCTTCAATGCGGATGCAAATAAGTCAATGGAGCCTTTGACAAAGGAAGTGCTGCTCACTGGAGAGTGGCAGCGTTTCTCGTACACTGTGATCGCTCCGGCCGACAGCGTTTATATAGCAGTCGGTGCAGACGTCCGCGATGCGGCCATGTCTGCAAACATCATGTTCTGGGTGGATGCCATCCAACTGGAAGCTGGCGAATCAATGAGTTCTTTTGAACCACGGAACCCCGTTGAATTCGGATTCAATTCAGAGAGATATGGAAATGTCTATTCTGCCGGGCCCTCGCCAACCATCCAGATTGTCGGTCACAATACTTCCAGCGTTCCAAAGGAAATCACGTTCGACATCCAGTTGACGGACTACTGGGACCAGCATCTCCCCGCACGCACGATTGCTTTGACACTTCCAGCCAACGGAAGATCTGTCCTGCCGCTGCCGCTGAACCTTCCAACAGGCTACTATCGTGCGCAATTCTCCTGGAATTTGGACGGCCAGGCGCACATCCATGGGATGCAGCTATCGGTCATTGAACCCTACAAGCATGACGATTCTCCATTCGGCCTGAACCATGGACCGACCACCTTGGAAGCCTGCCGCCAGATCAGGCAGGCGGGTGTGACCTGGATTCGGGATTGGGCGGTGAACTGGGAGTGGGCGGAACCCCAGCGGGGCAAACTCTCATTTGCCCCAATCGATCCACACCTGCAAAGGCTCCGAAAAGCAGGCATGAACATTCTGAGCCTGCTGCCGTCGAATCCCTCAACAAGTTGGTCTACAACAGCCCCGGATTCCGTGCCAAACAAATCCTGGTATAGATTGGCCTACGCACCCAAGGATCCAGGACTGCTGTTTGATTTCGTCGCAAAAGCCGCATCGCATTACAAGGGTTTGGTGACATACTGGGAGTTTCTCAATGAACCGTTATGGGTTCCGGATTTCTGCCTGCCGAAAAAGGGAGGCTATACAATCGAAACCTACATCGGTCTCCTAAAGGGCGCAGCGAAAGCCATTCGGTCTTCAAATCCCGATGCAAAAGTCCTGGGTGGTCTGGCAATCCAGCCAGAGATAACCTTCGGCGATGAATTCATCAAGGCTGGCGGTCTTGACTTCGTCGATATTTTCAATCTCCACCCCTATGCGGGCACGCGCGAACCGGAGTCGTTCATCCCAAATATGGAGCGCATATGGCGCGTGATGGATGAATTTGGCATTCGGAAAACGATCTGGGCGACAGAGGCCGCCTACTACGGAATAGATGAATTCCCCTATCTGCCCTGGAGCCCGCCAGTAAACCAGTTCGCTGCCAATCGACTCCTAAAGAGCGAGCGACAGGCCGGTGACTATATCGTGCGGTTTTCAACAATCATGCTTTCATACGGTGTGGAAAAGATCTTCTGGCACGAACCGATCGCCGATGACGCCAACAAGGGGGTCACGGATATCGAAAATCCTTTTGTGGCACCGGGCGGATTTCTCCGCAAGGCATGCGTGGCGCTCTCCGCCTTCACAAACTTGCTTGGGCCAAAACCGGCATTTGGCGGGAGACTTCAAGTTCCGAAGCAGGTTTCGGGACAGGGTACAGACAACGTCCATGGCTATGCCTTCGCGAACGGCGAATCCTCAATCTTGATTGCCTGGGCCACCGAGAAACGAGGCGAAGCGAATTGGACGATTCATCCCCCCGCACATTCAATGGTCAGAAGCGTAACGGGCGCCCTTCTGGAAGGCAGCGGAATCAGGCTGTCGGAATCACCTGTCTATATTCAAAGCAATAGCCTCACTCCAGGAGAACTCGCCCGGCAATGTGTTCTCACCGCGCTCCAGTAG
- a CDS encoding DegT/DnrJ/EryC1/StrS family aminotransferase, protein MKQPDSSDLQWPHEFPGVHWIDEKEELSVLDVLRNGSLFRYYGTKPPHHVDDLEHAAREFYDVKHALAINSGTGALICAMTALGIGPGCEVIVPAFLWVASVGAIVQVGAIPVISEVDDSFNLDPARLERAITPRTKLIIAIHMAGAPCDMDPIMAVAQRHGIKVLEDCAQANGGSYRGRRLGSIGHMAIFSLQLNKNMTCGEGGLIVTNDDKLYERAFSAHDMGMVRRNGRLAQPEDYALSWGQGRRMSELCGAVAGVQLKKLPAILDRMRNSKRRIKAGLTGTAGLAFRRIVDDKGDTGPFLILLLENATIAQGLLVQLRSSGFHNAFRIADYGLHIYSNITALVKKTPLSPAGNPWSAPENRSSVYQYAKGACPLSDSLFERSVLLPIPSCLTSAQEDTAIGTIKKALRTKA, encoded by the coding sequence ATGAAACAACCTGACTCTTCAGACCTTCAATGGCCCCATGAATTTCCCGGCGTTCACTGGATCGATGAAAAGGAGGAGCTAAGCGTCCTTGATGTGCTGCGCAATGGCTCGCTCTTTCGCTACTACGGCACCAAACCGCCGCATCATGTGGACGATCTTGAGCATGCGGCACGCGAGTTCTATGACGTGAAACACGCCCTCGCGATAAACAGCGGCACCGGAGCGTTGATCTGCGCGATGACTGCGCTCGGCATCGGCCCGGGCTGCGAGGTCATCGTCCCCGCATTCTTGTGGGTGGCCTCCGTGGGCGCGATCGTCCAAGTCGGAGCCATTCCTGTCATCAGTGAAGTGGATGACTCGTTCAACCTTGATCCTGCCAGGCTCGAACGCGCCATCACTCCACGCACCAAGCTCATCATCGCCATTCATATGGCGGGCGCACCGTGTGATATGGACCCAATCATGGCCGTTGCTCAACGCCATGGCATCAAGGTACTTGAGGACTGTGCGCAGGCCAACGGCGGCTCATATCGGGGCCGCAGGCTTGGCTCGATTGGACACATGGCCATTTTCAGCCTTCAGCTTAACAAGAACATGACCTGCGGTGAAGGTGGTTTGATTGTCACCAACGACGACAAACTCTACGAACGCGCCTTTTCAGCCCATGACATGGGCATGGTGCGCCGGAACGGACGCCTTGCCCAGCCTGAGGACTATGCGCTTTCCTGGGGCCAGGGCCGACGCATGAGCGAACTTTGCGGTGCCGTAGCTGGTGTGCAGCTGAAAAAACTGCCGGCTATCCTCGATCGGATGCGCAACTCGAAGCGTCGCATCAAAGCCGGACTCACCGGAACGGCTGGTTTGGCGTTCCGCAGGATTGTGGACGACAAGGGCGACACCGGTCCGTTTCTCATTCTGCTGCTGGAAAATGCCACAATCGCACAGGGCCTCCTTGTCCAACTGCGGAGCAGCGGCTTTCACAATGCATTCCGCATCGCGGACTACGGCCTTCACATCTATTCGAACATCACCGCATTGGTGAAAAAAACTCCACTGTCCCCCGCCGGCAATCCTTGGTCGGCACCAGAGAATCGCTCGAGCGTTTACCAATACGCAAAGGGCGCGTGTCCTCTCAGTGACTCTCTCTTCGAAAGATCAGTCCTGCTGCCCATTCCCTCCTGCCTCACAAGCGCCCAGGAAGACACCGCAATTGGGACAATAAAGAAGGCCCTCCGCACCAAGGCATAA
- a CDS encoding transposase, with amino-acid sequence MGIGKNERASKPRDSRGGCYVRRLKSQIGTLELRVPYDRGRLYSAKESARFRRREKVLLLAMPESSAETNHCSAWLASFSCWSRTQLSSLASVSSNDPASGRR; translated from the coding sequence ATGGGCATCGGCAAGAACGAACGTGCCAGCAAACCCCGGGACAGTCGCGGCGGTTGCTACGTCCGCAGGCTGAAGAGTCAGATCGGTACCCTCGAACTGCGAGTGCCGTACGACCGTGGCAGGCTGTATTCCGCGAAGGAGTCCGCCCGTTTCCGGCGCCGCGAGAAAGTGCTGCTGCTCGCAATGCCCGAATCTTCCGCAGAAACGAATCACTGCTCGGCCTGGCTCGCATCATTCTCTTGTTGGTCGCGGACGCAGCTTTCCAGTTTGGCCAGCGTCTCATCGAATGATCCAGCCTCTGGCCGCCGGTGA
- a CDS encoding neutral/alkaline non-lysosomal ceramidase N-terminal domain-containing protein: MTSISFSVFSRAPALLMPCLQRGAAWALLLLLVCTRMPGEAFRAGVARVDVTPTESKQLLGYSARKSTGIHDRLHHRVLVLHDGSTEIVIVSSDFCLIAPSFYDQVAARLEREQGIPRINFWWTLTHTHSAPEVGGPGLPEQFLGHRYRHPVDTAYADFVESTLLNAIAEARKRLAPAKLGVGWGYSRANINRRARDLGGRTSLGMNPDGAVDRRIGLIRMEKVDGTLLALLANYPIHGTVMGQENLLISGDAPGTVANYVEERTGATMLFINGAAGNLAPIYSVYPSPSAGRLGQFRVLLGDKIIEANNRIGGMTGRVTLKADELIVETPMKEGLAWPESLKSYARLRPDGNTAVKVPVRFLRINDEIAIWAAPLELFCEISNAVRDQSPFPYTFYFGYTNGWLGYLLTADELSMGGYEPTVSPFTAAAEEDLREAVSGHLNGGLISSR, from the coding sequence ATGACATCGATTTCATTCTCGGTGTTTTCAAGAGCTCCTGCGCTCCTGATGCCATGCTTGCAACGCGGCGCTGCTTGGGCGCTGCTGCTATTGCTGGTGTGCACCCGAATGCCTGGTGAAGCCTTTCGGGCGGGGGTGGCGAGAGTGGATGTGACGCCAACCGAATCCAAGCAGCTACTCGGTTATTCCGCACGAAAATCTACAGGCATACACGATCGACTCCATCATCGTGTGTTGGTGCTGCACGACGGCTCGACGGAAATTGTCATCGTTTCATCGGATTTCTGCCTGATTGCTCCGTCCTTCTACGACCAGGTGGCTGCTCGACTGGAAAGAGAACAAGGCATTCCGCGCATCAATTTCTGGTGGACATTGACACACACCCATTCAGCCCCGGAGGTGGGTGGTCCCGGACTGCCGGAACAATTCCTGGGACATCGCTACCGGCATCCCGTGGATACAGCCTACGCGGATTTTGTGGAAAGCACTTTATTGAATGCGATAGCAGAGGCGCGGAAGCGGCTTGCACCCGCAAAATTGGGTGTTGGATGGGGATACTCCCGTGCGAATATCAATCGTCGGGCAAGGGATCTGGGTGGGCGCACATCACTGGGGATGAATCCGGACGGAGCGGTGGATAGGAGAATTGGTCTGATCCGAATGGAAAAGGTTGATGGAACCCTTCTGGCACTGCTGGCAAACTATCCGATCCATGGAACTGTGATGGGGCAGGAGAATCTATTGATCAGTGGGGACGCCCCGGGAACAGTGGCCAACTATGTTGAAGAGAGGACCGGAGCAACGATGCTGTTCATCAACGGAGCTGCCGGCAACCTGGCTCCCATCTACAGCGTATATCCTTCCCCGTCAGCCGGGAGACTTGGTCAATTTCGAGTGTTGCTGGGGGACAAGATCATCGAAGCAAACAACAGAATTGGAGGCATGACTGGCAGAGTGACGTTGAAAGCTGATGAGCTGATTGTCGAAACTCCCATGAAGGAGGGATTGGCCTGGCCCGAGAGTCTGAAGAGCTACGCAAGACTGCGACCCGACGGCAACACGGCCGTGAAGGTGCCGGTGCGATTCTTGAGAATCAATGACGAGATTGCGATCTGGGCGGCGCCATTGGAGCTGTTCTGCGAGATCTCGAACGCCGTCAGGGATCAGTCTCCATTCCCCTACACATTCTATTTTGGGTACACAAATGGCTGGCTTGGGTACTTGCTCACCGCGGACGAATTATCGATGGGCGGATATGAACCAACGGTATCTCCGTTCACAGCGGCAGCTGAGGAAGACCTGCGCGAAGCCGTTTCCGGCCATCTCAATGGAGGTTTGATTTCTAGCCGCTGA